In Sebastes umbrosus isolate fSebUmb1 chromosome 7, fSebUmb1.pri, whole genome shotgun sequence, the sequence CTCTCACCACGCCACATGAAAAAGCGAGGTACTGAGAGaagacacaaacaaatacacattaGCTATAATGAGATGGATTTCATGGATGTATACCAAAAAACAAAGCCTACTTCAGCTGTAGTTGATCCCCAGGTGACAGCAGTAGTAATGTAaccgagagagaaagagagtatACTAACCTTAGGAGCCTGATCCAGGTACTGTTTTCCATTTGAGAGCTGAGTCAGCAGAGAAAACTTGTTGTCCTGCAGGACATAGGTACCCTATGgcagaaaataaatgcatatagTAACAACcctagaaaaaaacaataacaacacatttCAACCAACACTGAATATGCCTCTGTATATATTAATTTCTTAATTTATCAGAAAGTCTTCCTATAATTTAGAGGGGAAGGTTTAAGACCTTATTGAATTTTGTTGAAGATTAAGATACTCTAAGCTCTTCTTTGCCATAATGATGTGTGCAAAGACTAATCTATATTACCTGATGGTTTGTTCTAAGGTTGTCAACCTGCCTCCTGAACACCTTCGTCCAGAAGTCTTTACAGACGAACTTCATTACATCCAACTCATCCTTGAAGCTAGGAGAGTCCCTGGTCAACCTAGACGGAGCAAACACCAACATAGACACTTAACATAAGTGAGGATGCATGTGATGCAGCATTTAgtgttgcacatacagtatgtgtgattgTCTACCTCTCAATGAGTCCTTGTCCCACCCGGAAGCCCATGCTTTCaaggacagaaacacagacagctcggTCCTGAAGAGAAGAAATGCAAGCTGTTAATTTGCTCAATAACACGTGTGGTACGTCtttatttatacacatttatgtatatatactgtatatttgttttatcaacttgtcctacTATTTTatcacttctattattattgatatgtcttgtgatgttctgttttagcagttaccatatcttttactgtatgtatctgcttttattgttttgtgaagcactttgtaacatctgttttgagaagtgctatataaataaatgtattattattattattattattatctacaaATATGCCCCTGATTAGCCAGCATGATTAACACTAGATGGTGATTGATAGTGATTACAGACCACAGTGTAACTCAAGGTTTTTCTATATATTGTGTGTCAGTTGATTCATGCTTTTAATGAGCACACCTTGTTGTCCATCTCTCCTTTACCGGATTGCTGCTCCGTGTAGATATGTGACACCATCTCCATATGGAGAAAGTCAAAGAGAGACTCGTCTGCCATTCctgccaaaacacacaaacgtGATTATACAGCCCAGTAATAACGCTGAAGTAAAAAACAGTTTCACTTAACTTAGTTAGCTGTGTCTCACAAGGTAACAAATCAACAGTAACGCTAGCTCAGGGGACTCaaagcaacctgcggctcttcagctcctctccagtggctccctgtggatctttaaacatggaaatgaataactgtttttttgtttacattttcatttttatttatcattgctgtaggtctatggtacgacggtacaacagagtattagggccacattgaggaaaaaaaataaatctgagatttcgataataaagtcatattattatgagaataaagtcagaagtttacgagaaaaagtcgttgtattataaagtagtaattttatgttattttcctttttttcttgtaaagttacgactttattctcgtaatattattactttattgtcttaatattttgactttattctcgtaatattacgacttttttctcgtaatattattactttattgtcttaatattttgactttattctcgtaatattacgacttttttctcgtaaaatcatgactttattctcgtaaagttacgactttattctcgtaatattattactttattgtcttaatattttgactttattctcgtaatattacgacttttttctcgtaaaatcatgactttattctcgtaaagttacgactttattctcgtaatattattactttattgtcttaatattttgactttattctcgtaatattacattttttttactcataatattatgactttattctcataatattactattttcttctcgtaatattataacattttttctcgtaaatttatgactttattctcgtaatattatgactttcttctcgtaatattatgactttattctcgtaatattatgactttattctgtaaatctcaggtgttttttccctcaatgtggccctaatactctgtagtacatttgcactttgaccctcactgcattagacttatatactatatatttagactataaactgtgttaccttcatcacaatgactccagacagatttgtatCTATTTGTTTATTCCTAACATGTCTGTTGTGATAGTATagacagtaaaggttgctgacctctgaaccAGCTACATGTGAAGCCTGTAACCACGTTAGCATTAGCTTCATAGCTAGTTAGCTCCAGATAGCTAGCTTATGTTGTTTCTTGGCAACATTGTGCATGCCTAGTTTTATCCTATCTCGGCATATTATGAGAAAGAATGACTCTAAAGCAATGTTATATATGACATAGCTGTCAGTTGTCTAGATACattaaacaaagtaaacaaGTTAAATCTGCTGTACCTGTCAGATGACTTTAGGATGCTACACGACGTAAACACAGCTCTGCTTCTGGGGTTGCACTCGATATTCTCACCAGGGTACACCTCGGGGCTCACGGTAGGCGGAGTTAGCAGGAGTTAACCCGTGGAATAACGTGAAAAAGCACCCGGTGGCGGCGGATTACATGCTacataacaacaataaatcatACATCaagtaataaaacattttgttcaCATGTGGAGGGCGCTAATAAACCTTACCTGGTACCGGTGTTAGAGCATGCCTGAAACCACCTGAAACATATTAGAATATTAAGCCTTAGTTAAAATTCGGTGTACGCCGATTTTAATTACAAACGCACTCTTGATTATATGACGCTGGCATGTCTTCCAATCGCTGTATGATACGTCACATATCACGTGATATGATATCTCCGATCTGATTGGCTCTCTGAAAACAAGCCAGTTCCTTACTGCTCATGTGACTTGTGTTTTGGACAAGAGAAGGTTTGACAGTTTTGTTCtgtatattttgacatttttagctaacattatattatatattctcgCTGAGTTTACTTGTACTGATCAAAGTGAGGCTGACTACTACTCTAACacttactgttattattattattacatacagtGATCTTTAGTTTGTCTCAATGTAGCTGATggagttttgttgtgtgtgtgtttgtatgcagtCATGTCCAGTGCATACCAGATAGTGGTGCAGGGCGAAGCCTCTGAGACAGACTCTGATGATGAAGTCTACATCACCTCCATGCCTGCTGCTCAGACTGCCACAGCAGGAGCCAAGGTTATCTTTAAATGCCTGTGTGTTTGAGAGTgatagagagtgagagagtcagtgcatgtcacagcctaagagacaaccacaacaacatataatagatgtaactcacactcttactcttacatacttttttttttacatttatcctttgatattgcaatatattgttattaattgtttttttatttgtttgtttgttgtatttgttacacaacaaacactaattaattctttattgttttcttccatttacatgcatgttatttttaaatatctatatattgtaatttgcttaatgaattgtatatatgtatatatatgtttttgtttttattttgttctttttttatttttatttattattgaattgacgctttggcaatattgttcacctgacagtcatgccaataaagcgaattgaaaaaaattgaaaaaaattgagagagagagagagagaaggatatatatatgtgtgtgtatgtgtatgtatgtgtgcatgtatgtattgCATGTTATtttgcatgtgcatattgtatattataaattgtatattataaataataatttgcacatataagaaaagataacaaatagtcaatatgattaagataaatatgtaagtaatgaattggtattgtgattaagttatattataagtaattaattggtattctggattgataacaaatttatattttgataaggataattatatcagtaattcatttatatttctgtacgACActgattaaaggtaataattatagtttgaataattataaataataataataattatagtcatacaaatttaggaaaatttaattagagtatatgtatggctcaataaggaggctggttaataattaataattgacttatggagaaggggtgggattaaataagtttatacttcttctcactcctttttcgaatatgtaaatcaaggcatcaactgtttgacaatttatttttcttatgcttttcattatatgtaaatactacttgtttctgactgtccacttgttggtatgatcattctttttctttattttttattttattttattttgtattctacatgaaATGAGATAAGTGTGTGTTCAAAAGCATTAACCAATATCTCCACCCCTCCTGACATTAATCTACAATCTGCTTTGTCTGTGATATCTTGGATGCTGTCAGGTTCCTGGAGAGGCGTCTGAAACAGACAGTGagggtgaggaggagcagaCGGGCCGAGTCTCCTCACTGAGCCAGGAGAGCGCTCAGATACTCAGGAGAGACCTGCCTCCTCTTATCGTAGTTAGAGACCATCCTGATATACAGTCCATAGTGGAAGACAGGCCAAGTCCCACACACAGGCCGCAAGGTGAGGAATGCCATATGTCATAAGTAGAATCATAAATATTCCAATGATAATACTTATCGTGTGACAGATTACCCTCAATTCAGGTCCATTTGCTGGCTTCTCATGATCTTCATTATTGAGTGGATCATCTGGCTGTATGATTGAATGTATAATGGGGCCAGCTCCATTCACTGATTAAAACTGATGCAtttgagatgtggttgaaatgGATCGGTTTTGACCAGtgtatttcagcattttttcataacatttcagTCAATATTTAGTCATGGATGGCTTCGCTCACATGGATAAGTGAACAATGAAATGGAAGTTTAGTTATTTCAGGATGTAATTCTGTTTCCAGGTGACACCCTTTTACAACAGAAGCTGCAGGAATCTAACAGCCGGCTGTATTCTGACGTGGGACAGACACTGCGGCAGGTTTATGGCAGCGCCAGTAGAGAGGTATATAGATGTGTTTGACTCAGAACACTTAATGTCAAATATATGAATTGATCTTCCAAAatgttctttatactacatcattACGAGAGCCCACTGCTATATCCTACGATAAGCATCTTGTAACAGCTAATTgtttctgattttatttttgtgaaagGTGCACAGTGCAACGACTCAGCTGAATGCTTCGCAGAGCGCCATCATCAATGCCTCCCACAGCATCAGATTAATCCTGGATGACCTGAAGGCTGTGTCCGAGAAGATTGACATCATCACCAGCTGTCAGATACTGCCCGATATTAACATCAATCATCCAAATAATTGTACTACTcctgtaccttaaaggaacacatcaatatatatatatatatatttaaaatatacatatcaTTATGGGTATATTTTCATTGAATATCAGAGAGTAGGATTCAAGCTGAAAAAAATAGCATGTTAGCTTTACTTCAGTGTTTATAATGAATGCCTATGCATATGAACTAATACGTGTATTCAACAGTCACACACTGTATTTGTCTGTCAGGGTTCTCTGTCCTTGTGTCTGGAGCTCTGGGGatatttctgacatttcacaTAGAAATTTATTGACAATATTCATTTTTTACCCTGCAGTTCTTTGTAAATATTAATGTAACAATATAATCCCTTAAACCTCTGTACACTGATTTTTTATAAGGCAtatcctttttttgtgtttactgttttcTGCCCCTTTGTGATAGGCAAAGAAGGCATTCTTGTACAAGTTTCTCATTTCCCCTGTgtgttaaaatgataaaataaatgtaactcaCTAATATAAATAGCTTTTGTTGGAAACCTGAatgctgttaaatgtttttaaatgttttggctGGTATGAGATGTATTCTGAAGAATTTTctcactttaaataaataaatataaaaaaataaaaaaaaaaataacatcaagcaagcagaaaagaaatatatacaaatattgcagacacaatttacaaaaatatgtttgtttcaaCAACACACGTGTTGGTCGAACATCCCACTTAATGGAAAAGGACTTTAGTTACAAACATAACTACAAACGTCAGTCAGACTGAATACCAGTAAATTATCCTCAACACTTAACAGAATAAGAGAATGCTACTGATGCAATAGGCCTGTGTTATTATTAAAAGCACTCCTGTGTTCAAAGCATCCTGTCCCTTCCTTCTGGTTGTCCAGGACGCACGCTGACAGGATCGGCCACCtggaagagacagaaagagatgtgcagcatgtgtttacatgcactcaAGGCAGGAATTATTAGATTCACTTTTAGTGTCTtgacatattttagccacctgatGGCGTCATTGATTCAGACATGATCAACactcacaaaacacaacacaaaacttttctgttctcttctggTGTCATAAGTCCATATCTTCAATCTGTAATTATGTGTAATATATCATGTCTAATGCTGGAAGAATATTTTACTTCAGTACAAGTAATAATACCCACAGTGTAGAGATACTCTgttagaagtaaaaaaaaaaaacatgcatcaaaTTGTacttaacaagcaattctgaaagttacaaatagtccccttaaatgcaaatgtattagCATCATAATACactaaagtaccaaaagtaaaactatttttcattatgaaaaatggcccatttcagagtAATATCTATTACTGGTTAacaattattgatgcattaatgtcaCTTAAAAGCTCCTTTtgattactttat encodes:
- the bloc1s3 gene encoding biogenesis of lysosome-related organelles complex 1 subunit 3; the encoded protein is MSSAYQIVVQGEASETDSDDEVYITSMPAAQTATAGAKVPGEASETDSEGEEEQTGRVSSLSQESAQILRRDLPPLIVVRDHPDIQSIVEDRPSPTHRPQGDTLLQQKLQESNSRLYSDVGQTLRQVYGSASREVHSATTQLNASQSAIINASHSIRLILDDLKAVSEKIDIITSCQILPDININHPNNCTTPVP
- the trappc6bl gene encoding trafficking protein particle complex 6b-like, whose translation is MADESLFDFLHMEMVSHIYTEQQSGKGEMDNKDRAVCVSVLESMGFRVGQGLIERLTRDSPSFKDELDVMKFVCKDFWTKVFRRQVDNLRTNHQGTYVLQDNKFSLLTQLSNGKQYLDQAPKYLAFSCGVVRGALTNLGLDSVVTAEVSVMPSCKFQVVVQKL